In one window of Bacteriovorax sp. BAL6_X DNA:
- a CDS encoding Type 1 glutamine amidotransferase-like domain-containing protein, which produces MKIGLYGGGDFSDNVEIDEHILELCNSDSPSITYIPAGSYESELEFIDLIMAYKKIGFKRFIHFPVDHEFDRTLKEEALQSDVIHLGGGNTFYFLKHLKESGMFEELIDYVGRGGVLTGLSAGAIITTPNILTASFPPWDRDDNEDNVTDFEAMNIVDFEFFPHYRKSKRYDDELKRHSILSLYPIYACPDGSGLVVTDEEIVVHGECYIFENGQKFKL; this is translated from the coding sequence ATGAAAATTGGACTATATGGTGGCGGCGACTTTAGTGATAATGTCGAAATCGACGAGCATATACTTGAGTTATGTAATAGCGATTCACCGAGCATAACTTATATACCTGCAGGATCTTATGAATCTGAATTAGAATTCATTGACTTAATAATGGCCTATAAGAAAATAGGCTTTAAAAGGTTTATTCATTTTCCTGTTGATCATGAATTTGATCGAACTCTAAAAGAAGAGGCCCTTCAAAGTGATGTAATACATCTTGGTGGAGGCAATACCTTTTACTTTTTAAAGCATCTCAAAGAAAGTGGAATGTTTGAAGAGCTGATTGATTATGTAGGGCGGGGAGGAGTTCTAACAGGACTTTCTGCTGGCGCAATTATTACAACTCCTAATATATTAACGGCATCTTTCCCACCTTGGGATCGTGATGATAATGAAGATAATGTAACTGATTTTGAGGCCATGAATATTGTCGACTTTGAATTCTTCCCACATTATCGAAAATCTAAGCGATATGACGATGAATTAAAGAGACATTCAATTTTATCTCTCTATCCAATATATGCATGTCCAGATGGAAGTGGACTCGTGGTTACAGATGAAGAAATTGTTGTTCACGGAGAGTGCTATATTTTTGAAAATGGTCAGAAGTTTAAATTATAA
- a CDS encoding YbaN family protein has translation MINKSKKAIYLSFGIAFVILAFIGIFLPLIPTTPFLLLSAYFFSQSNEKYYQWLLDHKVFGQIITDWNKYGVVSVKSKIMAISMIVALFSYTLIYVEVNPTIKVIVSLIGVGVIVFLLTRPSKRKL, from the coding sequence ATGATAAATAAGAGTAAAAAGGCCATTTACCTAAGCTTTGGAATTGCATTTGTGATTCTTGCCTTTATTGGTATTTTTCTTCCTCTTATACCGACTACTCCTTTTCTCCTACTAAGTGCATACTTCTTTTCTCAAAGTAATGAGAAGTACTACCAGTGGCTCCTTGACCATAAGGTATTTGGGCAAATAATCACAGATTGGAATAAGTATGGAGTTGTTAGTGTAAAATCGAAGATAATGGCCATCTCAATGATCGTGGCACTCTTTTCCTACACTCTCATTTATGTTGAAGTTAATCCAACCATTAAAGTGATCGTTTCTCTAATTGGAGTTGGGGTTATTGTTTTCTTACTTACAAGACCTAGTAAAAGAAAGTTATAA
- the cmoB gene encoding tRNA 5-methoxyuridine(34)/uridine 5-oxyacetic acid(34) synthase CmoB codes for MDNLEYLEKFGNRVDIESLRKLKADKVQMFRTKYQKEYKEIFDIIPSLKEDSNETLETATKLIPWRKGPFQVGELDIDAEWRSDKKWQRLKESLPNLKDKVVLDVGCNNGYYMFEMAKQDPKLVLGIDPVLHNQAQFEFINHFKKYDNLKFELFGIEDLPNFRSFFDVVFSMGVLYHHRHPLEQLISIRESLVPGGEMIMETIGIPGEETICLFPEDRYSKMRNVWFLPTLNCLKNWINRTGFVDMEVVSVSTTNFEEQRQTKWCPPPHQSLQDFLDPKDNTKTVEGYPAPVRFCIKAKKKAHSPIKTF; via the coding sequence ATGGATAATTTAGAATACTTAGAAAAATTTGGTAATCGAGTTGATATTGAATCTTTAAGAAAGCTTAAAGCCGATAAGGTACAAATGTTTCGTACAAAGTACCAAAAAGAATATAAAGAGATATTTGATATCATCCCTTCTCTTAAAGAAGATTCAAATGAAACTCTAGAAACAGCAACAAAACTTATTCCTTGGCGTAAGGGTCCTTTTCAAGTTGGCGAACTCGATATCGATGCAGAATGGCGCTCAGATAAGAAGTGGCAAAGATTAAAAGAATCTCTACCAAACTTAAAGGATAAGGTTGTCTTAGATGTAGGCTGCAATAACGGATACTATATGTTTGAGATGGCCAAACAAGATCCAAAGTTAGTACTTGGAATTGACCCAGTCCTACACAATCAGGCGCAGTTTGAGTTTATCAATCATTTTAAAAAATACGATAATTTAAAATTTGAATTATTTGGAATTGAAGACCTTCCAAATTTTAGATCATTCTTTGATGTAGTGTTCTCAATGGGTGTTCTATATCATCACCGCCATCCACTTGAGCAGTTAATCTCAATTAGAGAATCTCTTGTCCCTGGAGGAGAGATGATTATGGAAACAATCGGTATTCCGGGTGAAGAAACGATTTGCCTCTTCCCTGAAGATCGTTATTCAAAGATGAGAAATGTATGGTTTCTACCAACTCTTAACTGTCTAAAGAATTGGATAAATCGTACAGGCTTTGTTGATATGGAAGTTGTTTCTGTTTCAACGACTAACTTTGAAGAGCAGAGACAAACAAAGTGGTGTCCGCCTCCACATCAATCCCTTCAAGATTTTCTGGACCCAAAAGATAATACTAAAACAGTTGAAGGCTACCCTGCTCCGGTAAGATTTTGTATTAAAGCGAAGAAGAAGGCTCATTCACCAATAAAGACTTTTTAA
- the cmoA gene encoding carboxy-S-adenosyl-L-methionine synthase CmoA has translation MENKFLNSGKDQVFAKKIEKISDFEFNQDVASVFDDMVSRSIPNYHEIHKIIIDLTRRFYETGTVYDFGCSTGTTMLLMADYFRQNDKELPQFVGIDTSRPMLEKAGQKLRSHGLQENVKLLEESITDVEIENAGMAIMNYTLQFLPVEERLDVLKNIYNGLNDNGCFILAEKIICQDEQIDNLLIDLYYDFKRRNGYSEMEIAQKREALENVLRPLTPQQQLRMLEEAGFKKSEMIFRWYNFACYLCIK, from the coding sequence GAATTCAATCAAGATGTGGCCTCAGTATTTGATGACATGGTCTCACGTAGTATTCCTAATTATCATGAAATTCATAAAATTATCATCGACCTAACAAGACGCTTTTATGAAACAGGAACGGTCTATGACTTTGGTTGTTCAACAGGAACAACAATGCTTTTAATGGCCGACTACTTTCGCCAAAATGATAAGGAGCTACCACAGTTTGTTGGGATTGATACTTCAAGACCGATGCTTGAAAAAGCGGGACAGAAACTTAGATCCCACGGACTACAGGAAAATGTAAAGTTACTAGAAGAGTCGATTACTGATGTAGAGATTGAAAACGCAGGTATGGCCATTATGAATTATACTCTTCAATTTCTACCTGTCGAAGAACGCTTAGATGTTCTCAAAAATATCTACAATGGCCTTAATGATAATGGGTGCTTTATCTTAGCTGAAAAAATCATCTGCCAAGACGAGCAAATTGATAACCTACTCATTGACCTTTATTACGATTTTAAACGTAGAAATGGCTATAGTGAGATGGAAATTGCCCAAAAGCGAGAGGCCCTTGAAAATGTTCTAAGGCCACTTACTCCTCAACAACAACTTAGAATGCTTGAAGAAGCTGGGTTTAAGAAATCAGAAATGATTTTCAGATGGTATAATTTTGCTTGTTACCTATGTATCAAATAG